In the genome of Saprospira sp. CCB-QB6, one region contains:
- the hutI gene encoding imidazolonepropionase — MQLLTNIGCIWQQAQELPALRRGAELAQLPYLRDAYMVLDGDRIVEFGPMSACPATANYTVYDAQGRDLFPSFCDSHSHLVFAAPRQEEFVYRIQGLSYHEIAAKGGGILNSAKRLQAMPEEQILAEAKKRLLALLRLGTGALEIKSGYGLTYEAELKMLRVIKALKAWAPIPIKATFLGAHALPPEYKEDRAAYMDLLIEQLLPKIAEEGLADYIDVFCEKGFFSLKEAQRIMEAGKAYGLPAKIHCNQFNSMGAIEAAIAAGARSVDHLEVLNADEMKALGQADTLACLLPTAPFFLNDEHRTPARQLIEAGAAVVLASDYNPGTTPSGRMSFVCSLACIQLRMLPEEAINAASLHGAYAMDLEQELGCIRPGARANFFLTEALPSLAYLPYSFGSDLIEAVFLNGELHWEKQPLG, encoded by the coding sequence ATGCAATTACTAACAAACATTGGCTGCATTTGGCAGCAGGCGCAAGAGCTACCCGCTTTGCGGAGGGGGGCAGAATTGGCCCAATTACCTTATTTGAGAGATGCCTATATGGTATTGGATGGAGATCGGATTGTAGAATTTGGGCCTATGTCTGCTTGTCCCGCCACCGCAAACTATACCGTCTATGATGCTCAGGGGCGGGATTTATTTCCGAGTTTTTGCGATTCGCATAGCCATTTGGTTTTTGCGGCGCCCAGGCAGGAGGAATTTGTCTATCGGATTCAGGGATTGAGTTATCATGAAATAGCGGCCAAGGGAGGGGGCATTCTCAATTCGGCCAAGCGCTTGCAAGCCATGCCAGAGGAGCAGATTTTGGCCGAGGCCAAAAAGCGCTTGTTGGCCCTTTTGCGTTTGGGGACCGGCGCTTTGGAGATCAAAAGTGGATATGGTTTGACCTATGAGGCCGAGCTAAAAATGCTGCGGGTGATTAAGGCCTTAAAAGCTTGGGCGCCTATTCCGATCAAGGCTACTTTTTTGGGGGCGCATGCTTTGCCGCCTGAATATAAAGAGGATCGGGCAGCTTATATGGACCTATTAATAGAGCAGCTATTGCCCAAAATTGCAGAAGAGGGCTTGGCCGATTATATCGATGTATTCTGTGAGAAAGGCTTTTTTTCTTTGAAGGAAGCGCAGCGCATTATGGAAGCAGGCAAGGCCTATGGTTTGCCTGCCAAAATACATTGTAATCAGTTTAATTCTATGGGCGCTATTGAGGCGGCCATTGCGGCTGGGGCTCGTTCTGTAGACCATTTAGAGGTATTGAATGCTGATGAAATGAAGGCTCTGGGCCAAGCTGATACCCTTGCTTGTTTATTGCCAACGGCCCCCTTCTTTTTAAATGATGAGCATCGGACGCCAGCTAGACAATTAATTGAGGCGGGAGCGGCCGTAGTTTTGGCCAGTGATTATAATCCAGGTACCACGCCTTCGGGCCGCATGAGCTTTGTTTGCTCCTTGGCCTGTATCCAGTTGCGGATGTTACCCGAAGAGGCTATTAATGCTGCTTCTTTGCATGGGGCCTATGCGATGGACCTAGAGCAGGAGCTGGGCTGTATTCGTCCAGGCGCCAGAGCTAACTTTTTCCTAACCGAAGCCTTGCCCAGCTTGGCTTATTTGCCTTATAGCTTTGGTTCGGACCTTATTGAGGCCGTCTTTTTGAATGGGGAACTGCATTGGGAAAAGCAGCCCTTGGGGTAA